Proteins from a genomic interval of Clostridia bacterium:
- a CDS encoding PspC domain-containing protein: MERLYRSRRERIIGGVCGGLAEYLRIDPTLIRVVWVVAALIWGAGFLVYLICWLVIPEAPSGYPGQDGGLPWSEPGKWSKVEDRPFGGEAAEPPAEPPPAGAGARPTPPPGPFTGQEPAQPPGRLAQIAGAFLIGLGILALLPVVIPLPTFTWSRLWPVLVVALGILLIVSGVRERQP, from the coding sequence ATGGAAAGGCTATATCGATCGCGCCGAGAAAGGATCATTGGTGGGGTTTGTGGCGGGCTAGCCGAGTACCTGCGCATCGATCCTACCTTGATTCGGGTAGTTTGGGTAGTGGCGGCCCTAATTTGGGGCGCCGGGTTTTTGGTCTACCTGATTTGTTGGTTAGTGATACCTGAAGCCCCCTCTGGATATCCCGGCCAGGACGGGGGCTTGCCCTGGTCGGAGCCGGGCAAATGGTCCAAGGTGGAAGATCGACCCTTTGGCGGCGAAGCGGCCGAGCCGCCAGCTGAACCACCTCCGGCGGGTGCAGGGGCAAGGCCTACCCCACCGCCGGGCCCCTTCACCGGCCAGGAACCGGCCCAGCCGCCGGGCCGTCTGGCACAAATTGCCGGTGCCTTCTTGATCGGGCTAGGGATCCTCGCCCTCCTGCCGGTGGTGATACCGCTGCCCACATTCACCTGGTCCCGACTTTGGCCGGTACTGGTGGTGGCGCTGGGCATACTATTAATAGTCAGTGGAGTAAGGGAGCGTCAGCCATGA